The proteins below come from a single Leptidea sinapis chromosome Z, ilLepSina1.1, whole genome shotgun sequence genomic window:
- the LOC126979084 gene encoding protein grindelwald, with the protein MARLACFLTLVGLSAGQLTLDGIKCGQLTCQVEEYCSPETFRCAPCSIVCNKTHHNFDSGLCIKECQGYLLDLRYMLRSDTAPPPSDISSVQRQAQSALIVSGVALAVLLLVLVIVCRGRLSWRYIKQKLQPSKNRVKQYPTDLTHHNPHAEMPKPKHDLKLEIRNPEPPKRQNQPLNVRDLDTRTQTEKSQGATTPKTVSTAITSNRHPAEDTTLDFSYDNMGMNVTPPGQPAASHKF; encoded by the exons ATGGCGCGTTTGGCATGTTTTCTGACATTGGTCGGCTTATCGGCGGGCCAACTCACGCTTGACGGCATCAAGTGTGGTCAACTCACGTGTCAAGTGGAAGAATATTGTTCGCCCGAGACATTCAGGTGTGCGCCCTGCTCAATTGTCTGCAACAAAACACATCACAACTTCGACTCTGGTCTTTGCATCAAAGAATGTCAAG GCTACCTTCTCGATTTGAGATACATGCTTCGATCTGATACAGCGCCGCCACCTTCGGACATCAGca GTGTTCAACGGCAAGCACAGTCTGCTTTGATTGTGAGTGGAGTGGCTTTGGCAGTTCTACTCTTGGTGTTAGTCATTGTTTGCCGAGGACGACTCTCGTGGAGGTACATAAAGCAAAAACTGCAGCCTTCTAAG AACCGTGTGAAACAATACCCAACTGACCTTACTCATCACAATCCCCATGCAGAAATGCCGAAACCGAAACACGATTTGAAATTAGAGATACGAAACCCTGAGCCCCCTAAAAGACAGAACCAACCCCTAAACGTCAGAGACTTAGATACAAGAACTCAGACAGAGAAAAGTCAGGGGGCAACGACTCCAAAAACAGTAAGCACAGCGATCACAAGCAATAGGCATCCTGCTGAAGACACAACATTGGATTTTTCTTATGACAATATGGGGATGAATGTTACTCCACCTGGGCAGCCAGCAGCTAGTCACAAGTTCTGA